One Urocitellus parryii isolate mUroPar1 chromosome 8, mUroPar1.hap1, whole genome shotgun sequence DNA window includes the following coding sequences:
- the Ltb gene encoding lymphotoxin-beta isoform X2 → MGALGLQGRGGRPQGTGCLLLAVAGATSLVTLLLAVPITVLAVLALVPQEQGGLIPSSSKNPFLRPGALSSHGKHPWVATLPPIVASTPVPGFQQLQEEKPETDLSSRLPAAHLIGAWMKGQGLSWEAKKEEAFLRSGTQFSGAEGLALPQDGLYYLYCNVGYRGRAPPSGGGPHDRSVTLRSSLYRAGGAYGRGAPELLLEGAETVTPVLDRAGRPQYRPLWYTSVGFGGLVQLRRGERVYVNISHPDMVDYRRGKTFFGAVMVGLVPSASLGKCLHSANV, encoded by the exons ATGGGAGCACTGGGGCTGCAGGGCCGGGGTGGGAGGCCCCAGGGAACGGGCTGCCTCCTGCTGGCTGTGGCAGGAGCCACTTCGCTGGTGACCCTGCTGCTGGCAGTGCCTATCACTGTCCTGGCTGTGCTGGCCTTGGTGCCCCAGGAGCAGGGAGGACTG ATACCCTCTTCCTCCAAGAATCCATTCCTGCGCCCTGGCGCCCTGTCCTCTCATGGGAAGCATCCATGGGTGGCCACCCTGCCCCCAATTGTGGCCTCTACACCAGTTCCAGGGTTTCAGCAGCTGCAGGAAGAGAAGCCAGAAACAGATCTCAGTTCCAGGCTCCCGGCTGCCCACCTTATTG GCGCGTGGATGAAGGGACAGGGGCTAAGCTGGGAGGCGAAGAAAGAAGAAGCGTTTCTAAGGAGCGGGACGCAGTTCTCTGGCGCCGAGGGGCTGGCCCTCCCGCAGGACGGCCTCTATTACCTCTACTGTAACGTCGGCTACCGGGGTCGGGCGCCGCCTTCCGGCGGGGGCCCTCACGATCGCTCCGTCACGCTGCGCAGCTCGTTGTATCGGGCTGGTGGCGCCTACGGTCGGGGCGCTCCCGAGCTGCTGCTGGAGGGCGCCGAAACCGTGACTCCAGTATTGGACCGTGCCGGGAGGCCACAGTACAGACCCCTCTGGTACACGAGCGTGGGGTTCGGCGGCCTGGTGCAGCTCCGGAGGGGCGAGAGGGTGTACGTCAACATCAGTCACCCCGATATGGTGGACTATAGGAGAGGGAAGACCTTCTTTGGGGCCGTGATGGTAGGGTTGGTGCCCTCTGCGTCCCTAGGAAAATGTCTGCATAGTGCGAATGTATGA
- the Ltb gene encoding lymphotoxin-beta isoform X1, with protein sequence MGALGLQGRGGRPQGTGCLLLAVAGATSLVTLLLAVPITVLAVLALVPQEQGGLVMESAGLGAQAQQGQSKSNGLPSRLHSQIPSSSKNPFLRPGALSSHGKHPWVATLPPIVASTPVPGFQQLQEEKPETDLSSRLPAAHLIGAWMKGQGLSWEAKKEEAFLRSGTQFSGAEGLALPQDGLYYLYCNVGYRGRAPPSGGGPHDRSVTLRSSLYRAGGAYGRGAPELLLEGAETVTPVLDRAGRPQYRPLWYTSVGFGGLVQLRRGERVYVNISHPDMVDYRRGKTFFGAVMVGLVPSASLGKCLHSANV encoded by the exons ATGGGAGCACTGGGGCTGCAGGGCCGGGGTGGGAGGCCCCAGGGAACGGGCTGCCTCCTGCTGGCTGTGGCAGGAGCCACTTCGCTGGTGACCCTGCTGCTGGCAGTGCCTATCACTGTCCTGGCTGTGCTGGCCTTGGTGCCCCAGGAGCAGGGAGGACTG GTAATGGAGTCCGCAGGCCTGGGAGCACAAGCCCAGCAAGGACAGAGTAAGAGCAATGGACTCCCTTCCCGTCTGCATTCCCAGATACCCTCTTCCTCCAAGAATCCATTCCTGCGCCCTGGCGCCCTGTCCTCTCATGGGAAGCATCCATGGGTGGCCACCCTGCCCCCAATTGTGGCCTCTACACCAGTTCCAGGGTTTCAGCAGCTGCAGGAAGAGAAGCCAGAAACAGATCTCAGTTCCAGGCTCCCGGCTGCCCACCTTATTG GCGCGTGGATGAAGGGACAGGGGCTAAGCTGGGAGGCGAAGAAAGAAGAAGCGTTTCTAAGGAGCGGGACGCAGTTCTCTGGCGCCGAGGGGCTGGCCCTCCCGCAGGACGGCCTCTATTACCTCTACTGTAACGTCGGCTACCGGGGTCGGGCGCCGCCTTCCGGCGGGGGCCCTCACGATCGCTCCGTCACGCTGCGCAGCTCGTTGTATCGGGCTGGTGGCGCCTACGGTCGGGGCGCTCCCGAGCTGCTGCTGGAGGGCGCCGAAACCGTGACTCCAGTATTGGACCGTGCCGGGAGGCCACAGTACAGACCCCTCTGGTACACGAGCGTGGGGTTCGGCGGCCTGGTGCAGCTCCGGAGGGGCGAGAGGGTGTACGTCAACATCAGTCACCCCGATATGGTGGACTATAGGAGAGGGAAGACCTTCTTTGGGGCCGTGATGGTAGGGTTGGTGCCCTCTGCGTCCCTAGGAAAATGTCTGCATAGTGCGAATGTATGA
- the Tnf gene encoding tumor necrosis factor isoform X2 — translation MSTESMIRDVELAEEALPKKAWGPQGSRRCLCLSLFSFLLVAGATTLFCLLHFGVIGPQREEKFLNNLPLGPQAQMLTLRSSSQNMNDKPVAHVVAKNEDKEQLVWLSRRANALLANGMELIDNQLVVPANGLYLVYSQVLFKGQGCPSYVLLTHTVSRFAVSYQDKVNLLSAIKSPCPKESLEGAEFKPWYEPIYLGGVFELQKGDRLSAEVNLPSYLDFAESGQVYFGVIAL, via the exons ATGAGCACTGAAAGCATGATCCGGGACGTGGAGCTGGCCGAGGAGGCACTCCCCAAGAAGGCATGGGGGCCCCAGGGCTCCAGACGGTGcctgtgcctcagcctcttctccttcctgcttGTGGCAGGAGCCACTACGCTCTTCTGCCTGCTGCACTTTGGAGTGATCGGCCCCCAGAGGGAAGAG AAA TTCCTGAATAACCTCCCTCTCGGCCCCCAGGCCCAGATGCTCACACTCA gaTCATCTTCTCAAAACATGAATGACAAGCCTGTAGCCCACGTTGTAG CAAAAAATGAAGACAAGGAGCAGCTGGTGTGGCTAAGTCGTCGTGCCAATGCCCTCCTGGCCAATGGCATGGAGCTGATAGACAACCAGCTGGTGGTGCCTGCAAACGGGCTATACCTCGTCTACTCCCAGGTCCTCTTCAAGGGCCAAGGCTGCCCCTCCTACGTGCTCCTCACCCACACTGTCAGCCGATTTGCTGTCTCTTATCAGGACAAGGTCAACCTCCTCTCTGCCATCAAGAGCCCCTGCCCAAAGGAGAGCCTGGAGGGGgctgagttcaagccctggtatGAACCCATCTATCTGGGAGGGGTCTTTGAGCTGCAGAAGGGTGATCGACTCAGTGCTGAGGTCAACCTGCCCAGCTATCTCGACTTTGCTGAGTCCGGGCAGGTCTACTTTGGGGTCATCGCTCTGTGA
- the Tnf gene encoding tumor necrosis factor isoform X3: MSTESMIRDVELAEEALPKKAWGPQGSRRCLCLSLFSFLLVAGATTLFCLLHFGVIGPQREEKFLNNLPLGPQAQMLTLTKNEDKEQLVWLSRRANALLANGMELIDNQLVVPANGLYLVYSQVLFKGQGCPSYVLLTHTVSRFAVSYQDKVNLLSAIKSPCPKESLEGAEFKPWYEPIYLGGVFELQKGDRLSAEVNLPSYLDFAESGQVYFGVIAL; this comes from the exons ATGAGCACTGAAAGCATGATCCGGGACGTGGAGCTGGCCGAGGAGGCACTCCCCAAGAAGGCATGGGGGCCCCAGGGCTCCAGACGGTGcctgtgcctcagcctcttctccttcctgcttGTGGCAGGAGCCACTACGCTCTTCTGCCTGCTGCACTTTGGAGTGATCGGCCCCCAGAGGGAAGAG AAA TTCCTGAATAACCTCCCTCTCGGCCCCCAGGCCCAGATGCTCACACTCA CAAAAAATGAAGACAAGGAGCAGCTGGTGTGGCTAAGTCGTCGTGCCAATGCCCTCCTGGCCAATGGCATGGAGCTGATAGACAACCAGCTGGTGGTGCCTGCAAACGGGCTATACCTCGTCTACTCCCAGGTCCTCTTCAAGGGCCAAGGCTGCCCCTCCTACGTGCTCCTCACCCACACTGTCAGCCGATTTGCTGTCTCTTATCAGGACAAGGTCAACCTCCTCTCTGCCATCAAGAGCCCCTGCCCAAAGGAGAGCCTGGAGGGGgctgagttcaagccctggtatGAACCCATCTATCTGGGAGGGGTCTTTGAGCTGCAGAAGGGTGATCGACTCAGTGCTGAGGTCAACCTGCCCAGCTATCTCGACTTTGCTGAGTCCGGGCAGGTCTACTTTGGGGTCATCGCTCTGTGA
- the Tnf gene encoding tumor necrosis factor isoform X1 yields MSTESMIRDVELAEEALPKKAWGPQGSRRCLCLSLFSFLLVAGATTLFCLLHFGVIGPQREEFLNNLPLGPQAQMLTLRSSSQNMNDKPVAHVVAKNEDKEQLVWLSRRANALLANGMELIDNQLVVPANGLYLVYSQVLFKGQGCPSYVLLTHTVSRFAVSYQDKVNLLSAIKSPCPKESLEGAEFKPWYEPIYLGGVFELQKGDRLSAEVNLPSYLDFAESGQVYFGVIAL; encoded by the exons ATGAGCACTGAAAGCATGATCCGGGACGTGGAGCTGGCCGAGGAGGCACTCCCCAAGAAGGCATGGGGGCCCCAGGGCTCCAGACGGTGcctgtgcctcagcctcttctccttcctgcttGTGGCAGGAGCCACTACGCTCTTCTGCCTGCTGCACTTTGGAGTGATCGGCCCCCAGAGGGAAGAG TTCCTGAATAACCTCCCTCTCGGCCCCCAGGCCCAGATGCTCACACTCA gaTCATCTTCTCAAAACATGAATGACAAGCCTGTAGCCCACGTTGTAG CAAAAAATGAAGACAAGGAGCAGCTGGTGTGGCTAAGTCGTCGTGCCAATGCCCTCCTGGCCAATGGCATGGAGCTGATAGACAACCAGCTGGTGGTGCCTGCAAACGGGCTATACCTCGTCTACTCCCAGGTCCTCTTCAAGGGCCAAGGCTGCCCCTCCTACGTGCTCCTCACCCACACTGTCAGCCGATTTGCTGTCTCTTATCAGGACAAGGTCAACCTCCTCTCTGCCATCAAGAGCCCCTGCCCAAAGGAGAGCCTGGAGGGGgctgagttcaagccctggtatGAACCCATCTATCTGGGAGGGGTCTTTGAGCTGCAGAAGGGTGATCGACTCAGTGCTGAGGTCAACCTGCCCAGCTATCTCGACTTTGCTGAGTCCGGGCAGGTCTACTTTGGGGTCATCGCTCTGTGA
- the Lta gene encoding lymphotoxin-alpha yields MTPPGRLYLPRVRGTRLLFLLLGLLLALPPRAKGLPGVGLLPSAARAAQQHPQKHFAHGTLKPAAHLVGDPSMQNSLRWRANTDRAFLRHGFSLSNNSLLVPTSGLYFVYSQVVFSGEGCSSKAISTPLYLAHEVQLFSSQYPFHVPLLSAQKSVCPGPQGPWVRSVYQGAVFLLTQGDQLSTHTDGISHLLFSPSSVFFGAFAL; encoded by the exons ATGACACCACCTGGACGTCTATACCTCCCAAGGGTGCGTGGCACCCgcctcctcttcctgcttctgGGGCTGCTACTTGCGCTGCCACCTagggccaag GGACTCCCTGGTGTTGGCCTCCTGCCCTCAGCTGCCCGGGCTGCTCAGCAGCACCCCCAGAAGCATTTTGCTCATGGCACCCTCAAACCTGCGGCTCACCTTGTTG GAGACCCTAGCATGCAGAACTCTCTACGCTGGAGAGCCAACACGGACCGTGCCTTCCTCCGCCATGGCTTCTCTTTGAGCAACAATTCCCTCCTGGTCCCCACCAGTGGCCTCTACTTCGTCTACTCCCAGGTGGTTTTCTCCGGGGAAGGCTGCTCCTCCAAGGCCATCTCCACCCCTCTCTACCTCGCCCATGAGGTTCAGCTCTTCTCCTCCCAGTACCCCTTCCATGTGCCTCTCCTCAGCGCCCAGAAGTCTGTGTGCCCAGGGCCACAAGGACCTTGGGTGCGCTCAGTATACCAGGGGGCTGTGTTCCTGCTCACCCAAGGAGACCAGTTGTCCACCCATACAGATGGTATCTCCCACCTGCTCTTCAGTCCCAGCAGCGTCTTCTTTGGGGCTTTTGCTCTGTAG